CTAATCACGATTGGCTCACATAATGTGTTGTCTACTTACAAGTTGTGCGTATCAATTGTGAGCCAGTTTAAGATTAACATTACATCCatcaaaatgtaaacattataccGACCTTACTAAAGATCCTAATTTAGCAAAATGCTAATTAGCAAAACACTAACTTACCCTAGCTAGCtttgcacacacaaaaaaaaaagctgtCACGAGGTAAATACAGACTTCTATCTAACGATATGCTGCATAAAACTACTCAGTTTAACACTTAAGATAACTGTACACAAGCGTTAGACATATTTCGAAAAACTATAGTTTCaccctagtttgtttttttattcgaAGTTAAAGCACATCGACAATAACCTTTCAATAACAAGACTGACATACTGAAAACACACGAACTTTCAAACTAgaatttttgattatttaaaaagtGGACCAACGTGAACTGTTAATGTTATCTACCAATATTCAACAAATGATTCTGCACTTATATTTCTATTTGATATTTCATACATGTGCAAAAAGTAATAGTTAGTGAATAAACCTGTTTTAGGAGCCTGATTAAAACAAATCACTTTACTTAAATAGAACACGTGGAACTCCtcttaagaatattaaaattctaTACATTATAAGTTGAAGCAGATTTTATTATAGCAAACATGAACCATTCAAACAGAAATTCCTGAATTTGACCCTCACATAACTCTATAAAGAGAGATTAACATATAACAAATTTAGTATTACTTCACTCCGAAATTGTGCACAGTTATTGTACACTAATATTTTTTAGATTTCCCTACTTCACGTTGTTTGCATATATTACACATTACACTAAGCTAGACCTTAGCCAATTACGCAAAAAGTAGCGTACACTTATGTATTCCAAAAAATTtgactttaaaatgtaaaaagtatttCACATTAGAATACCAAACATAAAAAATGCAGAGTAATATCTCAAATGTGATTTACTTTtacgaaaaaaacacaaattaacgtTGTTTAACCTGTTAATGTTACACGCGATATAGCTCTAGCTTAATAACTATACACACACAATACGACTACAACTTACAAGTAAAGCATACGTCATTTCGACTTTGTACATGACTACAGCTAgaaatttgtactttttaattttataaaccacaTGCGATTACTGTCTTATCCAATATTATACTTTTATCCTATTTTCATTTCAGACGGTAATAGCAAAACATCAACACAATCCAGGAAtaactaagtttaaaaaaaaacaaaaaacggtGTTTCAGAATTAAGCCTAATGTTACCTTCAGTTGGTCAGGTCCTGTAAGCGTAGTTGAAATTAATCAACGATAAAAGTTTGCAATTCAATATGCAAAGTAGCCTGGACACGTGGCAAAGCTAAcagtttaattcaaaatattaaaacttcctGTCAGGAGTTAATAAACATACTATTAACtaaattcttgtatttttactAATACTTAAGTCATAGGCGTAAGTCTAACtgtaacgattttttttttttaagatagaCTTTTTATTGTCTCCATGTATTTATAACGTTGTTTGAAAATCTCGTCCATACCCCTTACTTCAATGGAAGATTTTCCTTATAATTACAATCATACCTTTTTGCTCAACTAGTTTACAGTACCttgaattgaaataaaattaattcaacaaTTTAGGCCCTATACAACATTCAAAAAGACGAGTGCTTCAGTTTTTACGgacgtaacacaaattttcatTGTAATGATAGTCTGcagtaaacatttatattataatggAGACTGTAATTGTAACGTTAAATCTTATACATACTTATCTAAAACCTTAAAAGACGGGCAGACCTAAATTTTGGTATAGCTTACATTAAGTTTATAGTAAGCATAAAACTGAGATGTAACTTAATCATTATTAAAGGGTTTATCTACTTTTTGTTaagattaatatttcattcacgGTCCCTGCGATTGTACGTTGATAAAGATTTCACAAAATGAAAGTCAATTACTCCACAATTCGGACAAGCTACACTGTGGCTGTAGTCACTAAAGAACTGTAGTCGATGGTCTGGCATGATGACCATACGATGACAGTTGTTACACTTGAGACGCTCTGGGCAGCAAGGAGTAGCAGCAAATATGTCATATGAATACATAGACCCCAAAATGAGGTCGCTTCCATTCCAGCGGTTCTGACAGTAACGACATCTCAAATTTGTATTCCATCCTTCCAAGCAACTCATACAAACAGCATTTAGATACTGGACTCTTCCATCTAGCTTAACAGGAACACAGCCTTTGCTATGTTGACGGGGTGACAAGAAGAAAGTTCCGTCAATTAGTGGGTAGCGATCAAAAATAATCATGGTATTATGGCACAGAATACACGAGATGCGATTCACATGGCTGGCGCTCAAAGTTGATAGAATAAAACATCGTGTTTCATCATTGCCGTGACTTCCTTCATCTTCCATCTTGATGTGATAAGAGTTAATCTTATGACGAGGCAGTGtattgaaagatgagtagtcatGGCGACGACTAAAAATGTTGCCTGAACCATGTCTTTCTCGTCTGTC
This sequence is a window from Tachypleus tridentatus isolate NWPU-2018 chromosome 5, ASM421037v1, whole genome shotgun sequence. Protein-coding genes within it:
- the heca gene encoding hdc homolog, cell cycle regulator, whose product is MANQQPVPSYSCCVPLGCQIEESIPNNALTVNNVVKVICNNELCHEGQYMHKSCFDQWEEAVLTYLRSTGRARSWSEKQRLQNLWTKKGYDLAYKACGCKCGKGHLRKDLDWVALKNGNTTCNDDNGKKKRNRKKKNDKPVLTLNGAAPQKQAGIGVPMMRNRSSSMSSTGSGSPPGSADFTMSPTHGFGTTKKPFFNDRRERHGSGNIFSRRHDYSSFNTLPRHKINSYHIKMEDEGSHGNDETRCFILSTLSASHVNRISCILCHNTMIIFDRYPLIDGTFFLSPRQHSKGCVPVKLDGRVQYLNAVCMSCLEGWNTNLRCRYCQNRWNGSDLILGSMYSYDIFAATPCCPERLKCNNCHRMVIMPDHRLQFFSDYSHSVACPNCGVIDFHFVKSLSTYNRRDRE